One genomic segment of Amycolatopsis sp. Hca4 includes these proteins:
- the egtD gene encoding L-histidine N(alpha)-methyltransferase, whose protein sequence is MTEVDLDHHRSGDAVTAELRADVVAGLTAAQKWLPPKWFYDADGSELFEKITQLPEYYPTRSEREVLAAHAGDVAKLTEAHTLVELGSGSSEKTRLLLDALTGHGTLEAFVPLDVSESALAEAAEAISKDYPGLAVRGVVGDFTQHLDLLPDGQPRVVAFLGGTIGNFLPAERATFLRSVREVLDEGEWLLLGTDLVKDAAILERAYDDAAGVTAEFDKNVLRVINARLGANFDLDEFEHVSYWDAENEWIEMRLRARRDLTVEIPGADLTVTFAAGEHVRTEISAKFRPGGVEAELAAAGFALEHWWTDSQQRFGVSLAKSVRG, encoded by the coding sequence ATGACCGAAGTCGATCTCGACCACCACCGCTCCGGCGACGCCGTCACCGCGGAGCTGCGCGCCGACGTCGTCGCCGGGCTGACCGCGGCGCAGAAGTGGCTGCCGCCCAAGTGGTTCTACGACGCCGACGGCAGCGAGCTGTTCGAGAAGATCACCCAGCTGCCGGAGTACTACCCGACCCGCAGCGAGCGCGAAGTGCTGGCCGCGCACGCCGGCGACGTCGCGAAGCTCACCGAGGCGCACACGCTCGTCGAACTCGGCTCGGGATCCAGCGAGAAGACCCGGCTGCTGCTCGACGCCCTCACCGGCCACGGCACCCTGGAGGCGTTCGTCCCGCTCGACGTCTCCGAATCCGCGCTGGCCGAGGCGGCCGAGGCGATCTCGAAGGACTACCCGGGGCTGGCGGTCCGCGGGGTCGTCGGCGACTTCACCCAGCACCTGGACCTGCTGCCGGACGGGCAGCCGCGGGTGGTCGCCTTCCTCGGCGGCACGATCGGCAACTTCCTGCCCGCCGAACGCGCGACCTTCCTGCGGTCCGTGCGGGAGGTCCTGGACGAGGGGGAGTGGCTGCTGCTCGGCACCGACCTGGTCAAGGACGCCGCCATCCTCGAACGCGCCTACGACGACGCGGCCGGCGTGACAGCGGAGTTCGACAAGAACGTGCTGCGGGTGATCAACGCCCGGCTCGGCGCGAACTTCGACCTCGACGAGTTCGAGCACGTCTCGTACTGGGACGCCGAAAACGAGTGGATCGAGATGCGGCTGCGCGCCCGGCGGGACCTGACCGTCGAGATCCCCGGCGCGGACCTCACGGTGACCTTCGCCGCGGGGGAGCACGTCCGGACCGAGATCTCGGCCAAGTTCCGCCCCGGCGGCGTCGAGGCCGAGCTGGCCGCGGCCGGCTTCGCGCTCGAGCACTGGTGGACCGACTCCCAGCAGCGGTTCGGGGTGAGCCTGGCAAAATCCGTGCGTGGCTAA
- the egtC gene encoding ergothioneine biosynthesis protein EgtC: MCRHIGYLGGPVSPAEALFRAPHALLVQSYAPADMRGGGSVNADGFGLGWYPGPGSPPLRHRRSTPLWTDETLPPLAAAVTTGAFVAAIRNGTTGLPVTEAAAAPFTAGPWLFSHNGVVRGYPDSLAELAKTLPVTELLTLEAPTDSVVLWALLRARLATGEDPLTAVAELTLAVEAAAPGSRLNFLLTDGSTLIGTTWTHALSVLETPAGSVVPGLRPGPGAPPPGTPGSNVWLASEPFDGDPRWRPVPDHHAVRATAAGVDLLPLTQELS; this comes from the coding sequence ATGTGCCGCCACATCGGCTACCTCGGCGGGCCCGTCTCGCCCGCCGAGGCGCTCTTCCGCGCCCCGCACGCGCTGCTGGTGCAGTCCTACGCGCCGGCGGACATGCGCGGCGGCGGCTCGGTCAACGCCGACGGGTTCGGGCTGGGCTGGTACCCCGGCCCGGGCTCTCCGCCGCTGCGCCACCGCCGGTCGACTCCACTGTGGACGGACGAGACGCTGCCGCCGCTGGCCGCGGCGGTGACCACGGGCGCGTTCGTCGCCGCCATCCGCAACGGCACCACCGGCCTGCCGGTGACCGAGGCGGCCGCGGCACCGTTCACCGCCGGGCCCTGGCTGTTCAGCCACAACGGCGTCGTCCGCGGCTACCCGGACTCGCTGGCCGAACTGGCCAAGACCCTGCCGGTCACCGAGCTGCTCACGCTGGAGGCACCCACCGACTCGGTGGTGCTGTGGGCGCTGCTGCGGGCCCGGCTGGCCACGGGCGAGGATCCGCTGACGGCGGTGGCGGAGCTGACCCTCGCCGTCGAAGCGGCCGCGCCCGGCTCGCGGCTGAACTTCCTGCTCACCGACGGCTCGACCCTCATCGGCACCACTTGGACGCACGCGCTGTCCGTGCTGGAGACCCCGGCCGGCAGTGTTGTGCCGGGGCTTCGCCCCGGGCCGGGGGCTCCGCCACCCGGAACCCCCGGAAGCAACGTGTGGCTGGCGTCCGAACCCTTCGACGGTGACCCGCGCTGGCGGCCCGTCCCCGACCACCACGCCGTGCGCGCCACCGCGGCCGGCGTCGACCTGCTTCCCCTGACCCAGGAGCTCTCATGA
- a CDS encoding nitroreductase family deazaflavin-dependent oxidoreductase: MRTARFVVWADTKLHKAFGGRVSLVALAGLPSLRLTTTGRKSGLPRSTNLLYYPRGDGFVLTASNWGRSHDPAWALNLRANPKCQVALAGKPVEVVARELDGEEYDRMWSELLDFWPGYAMEQREAARPLPVFVLARVGR; encoded by the coding sequence ATGCGCACCGCCCGGTTCGTGGTCTGGGCGGACACGAAACTGCACAAGGCGTTCGGCGGCCGGGTGAGCCTCGTGGCGCTCGCCGGGCTGCCGTCGCTGCGGCTGACCACGACCGGCCGCAAGAGCGGGCTGCCCCGCAGCACCAACCTGCTCTACTACCCGCGTGGCGACGGCTTCGTGCTGACCGCGTCCAACTGGGGCCGCTCCCACGACCCGGCGTGGGCGCTCAACCTGCGGGCGAACCCGAAGTGCCAGGTCGCGCTGGCCGGGAAGCCGGTCGAAGTCGTCGCCCGGGAGCTGGACGGCGAGGAGTACGACCGGATGTGGAGCGAGCTGCTGGACTTCTGGCCGGGGTATGCGATGGAGCAGCGCGAGGCGGCGCGGCCGTTGCCGGTTTTCGTCCTCGCGCGGGTGGGTCGATAG